AACGCCCGCCCTATCCTGTACCCGGCCAACTTCCCCGCCCCCGGTGGGGGCGGGGAAGTTGGCCGGGTACGGGAAGGAGCCTGCGTAGTAATTTCCGAAGTTGGCCGGGTATGGGATGGGGCGGGCGTTGTGTTTTCCGAAATTGGCCGGGTACGGGATGGGGTTGAAGTTGTGTTTTCCAACTGGGGCGGACGGGCAAAAAAAATCCCCGCCAAACGTCTTGACGGGGGCAACTTACGGGTGGTGGCGAACGACGGAATGGATTACGTGGGCGACTCTGCCTCGGGGGCTTTCCGATCGAAAATGGAGAGGAGGATGTAAAGCAAAATGGTGGCCGAAATGCCGGTCAGCATGGGCATTGCCAAGGTGAGCACAACGGCCGAAATGAGCAACAGGTACCGCCGCTCGTTGCCTTGCCACGCCATCGATTTGACCTTGAGCGAGAACATGGGGAGCTCGGACACCAGGAGCAATGATCCGGCCAAGGCGAGCACGGACAGGCCGATCACCCACAGCGTGAGGTCGGCGGCTACGGCCGCGGGGTACTGCTCGGCTATCCGGGCCAGTGAGGCCAGCAACGACGACCAAAAGATGGCATGCGCGGGCACGGGTAAGCCGATGAAGGAGGTCGTCTGGCGGGCATCGTTGTTGAATTTGGCCAGTCGGAGGGCCGACCCAACGGGTATGGTCAGGACGGCTACCGTGGCGAGGATCGACAACGGGAGGGGCAGCGTGGCGTCTGGCCCCAAGAGGCTAAGGTCGACGAACAGGCGGTGAAGCATGGCCGCGGGGGCGAGGCCGAAACTGACTACGTCGGCCAGTGAATCGAGGTCCTTGCCGATGGGCGAGGCGGCGTGGAGGAGGCGGGCGGCGAGGCCGTCCACGAAGTCGAACGCGACGGCGGCAAAGAGGAGCGCCACGGCCGTCATCAGTCGTCCGTCGAGGGCGGCCGCTGTGGCGATGCAACCGCAGATCAGGTTGCAGCAAGTGAGCGCGTTAGGGAGGTGACGAAGGAGGTTCGGCATAGCGCTATCGGTAGATGATTTTGCCCAGTCGGGCGATCGGTGTTTGGTTGGCCCGCACCTTCTGGCCGAGGCGGACGAGTACGTCGGTACCCACCGGCAGGAAGGTGTCCACGCGCGAGCCAAATTTGATGAAGCCCATCTGGTCGTCGACCTTGCACTGCTCTCCGGGCTGTGCGTAGGTGACGATGCGGCGGGCCAAGGCACCAGCCACCTGGCGGGTGAGCACCTCGACGCCGTAAGAGGTGGTTATGACGATCGTGGAGCGCTCGTTGTCGGTGCTACTTTTGGGTAAGTAGGCCGCCTGAAAGCGCCCCTTCTGATGCGAGACGTGCTTGACGACGCCATTGACCGGATACCAGTTGGCGTGGACATTAAAGACGGACATGAAGATGGAAACTTGGAGCCTGCGGTCGTGGAAATACTCATTCTCCGCCACCTCTTCGATGGCAACGACCGTTCCGTCGGCTGGGGCGATCACGAGGCCCTCCGAGTCGTACGGGAAGCGGCGGTGTGGGCTGCGGAAGAAATTCAATACGAGGGCAAAAAAGACGACCGACGAGGCGGTGAAGAGGTAAAAAAAGAACCCTTTGTCGATCGTATAGTAGATCAAGAGATCAACGACAAACAAAAGGGTAAATAACGTCAGCAATAAGCCTGTTCCTTCGCGGTGAACTTTCATCCTTATCTTGTTAAGCGGGGCAAAAATAGAATATTCATTGAGATACGGCCAGCCGAAAGTCGGTCGAGGGATAGGTCGCACGGGGCGCCTGAGGGGCGTCGGCCACCCGTTTGACCGAGCGATGGCGGGGCATTCGGCTCATGCGCTCACCTCCTCCGTTTCGCCCAGCTCCACGTACCAGAGATAGCCCCGGACGTTGGCGTAACCCATGGCGCCCAGAAGGGCCATGTAGTCGCGGATCTGTCGGGCGTAGCGCGTGGACTTGTGGAGGCCGAATTTGTAGTCTACGATGACGGCGCACGGCTCCTCGTCATCGGTGGCGAGCATGACGCGGTCGGGGCGGCGCGATCGGCCGTCGCCGGAGAGGATCTCGGCCTCGGTGAGGACCGTCATCGAGCCGTCAAACCACGCTCGGACGGCGGGGAGGTCGAGCAGGGTGCGCAGGCGCTTCTCCAATTCATCGGCCGACCGGCGACCGATCTCGCCCGCGGAGACCTTGGCGGCTACGGCCGCGGGAAGGTCGTCCACGGTGCGGATATGGCTGAGCAGGTCATGCATGAGCACGCCGTAATCGCGTTGCGTATCGTCGAACGACCGGCCGGAGAGGCTCAAGTACATGCGCGCATCGGGGCGGACGGAGGGCAGTGTGCGGACGATCGACGCGGTGTCGGCGGGTAGCTCGTCCGTGCACTTGGCCTCGCAATCGATCCAAGTGCCCCACTCGAAGAGTCCGTCCTCCGCGCGGAATCCGTCGGCTAAGGGGAGCAGCGGATCGCCTTCGGCTGTCTGCGTGAGGCGAGAGGTGAGGGCTTCGCGGAGGATGTCAGCGATCGATGCGGCGGCGTCCTTCTTGGCGTCCTTCTTGGATTTCTCGGCCGGAGTGAAGAGGATCAGCTCTTCCTTGGCGCGGGTGAGGGCGACGTAGAAGGTGTTCAGGGCGTCGATATAGGCGTGCAGCTTTTCGTGATAGTACTCCTCGGAGAAGATCGTGCGGCTAAGCTCAGCCTTGTAATTGACGGGCACGGCGCCGATGGCGTCAAACGGTGCGACGCGTGGCCGACACCAGAGGATGGTCTCCGACTTTGCGTCCAGCCCCCAATCGCTGAAGGGCAAGACGACGACATCGAAGCCGAGACCCTTGGCCTTGTGGATGGTCATGACGCGGAGCGCATCCTGCGTCTCAGGCATAGCGATCTGGGTCCGGATACCCGTGTCTTTCCACCACGAGAGGAAGCGGTCGACGTCCGACCCTTCGCGCTCGGCATAGTCCGCTATGAGGTCGAGAAAGGACTGCACGAAGATCAGCTCGTCCTCTGGGAAGTCGCTCCCGAAGCGGCGGCAGATGGCCTCGACCGCCTCATAGATCGAGCGATGGCCCGCAAGGAGCGGATCGCGGGCCTCGGCACCGTCCACGTCGAGCTCGGCACAAACGAGCGACGGGTTGGCGCCCTCCCCCATGCGCTTGATACGCATGGCCGAGAGCAGGAGGCCGGCGGAGCGCTGCAGCGTAGAGTCGTCCGGGCGGTTCATGTAGCGCAACATGCCCACGATGAAGCGTACAGCCGACGCGCCATCGAGCTGCAGCCCGTCGTCCGAGAGGATTCGGAGGGCCGCCTCCGGATGCTGCCGACCGTACGTCAGCAACGCGCCCGTGACGAGGGCCGCCTCGGCACGCGTACGGGTCAGCACGGCGATGTCTCCCCACGACCGACCGTGTCGCCGCAGCTCACTGACGACGTCCACCAGACGCGCCATCGCCTGTTCCTGCCACTCCTCCTTCTTACCCGTATGCTCAAGCAGCTCCACGCGCACGTGCCCGGCATTGGCAGCTCGACCTTCGGGCAGCGCCTGCCGACTGTGCGCGTAGGCCCGGAGAATGCGCCCGCCATAGAGCGCACAACGCTCCGGCGGCAACGTAGACTCGGCCAGCCCTACGTTGTATCGCTCCTGTAGCCGCGCGGGGAAGAAGGTGAAAAGCGCGTTGTTGAACTCCACCACGCGACCGAAGCTGCGCCAGTTCTCGGCCAGCGTACGCTCCGTGACGCCGGTCGGGAAATCGAGGCCGATGCGCTCGTCGAGCAATGTCCAGTCAGAATTGCGGAAGCGGTAGATGCTCTGCTTCACGTCGCCCACGATCAGATCGTCGTAGCCCGCGCCGAGACTGTCGGCCACCAAAGGGCGGAAGTTGCGCCATTGCAGCGCGCTGGTGTCCTGAAACTCGTCGATGAGGTAATGCCGGATGCGCGTGCCGGTTTTCTCGTAAATGAAGGGGACATCGCTGCCGTCGATGATGCGCGTGAGCAGTTCGGCGGTGTCGGCGATGAGCATGCGGTTTTTCTCGTCGCTCCGACGGCGAATCTCGCGGGCGATGTCGCCCAGGATGCCCAACGTGTAGAAGTTGGCGGCAATGGCTTGGGCCGTGAGATAGTCTCGCATGCGCGTGTCATAGAATCGGATCACCGCCTTGACACAGTCGTTCAGGCCGTCGGCGTAGGCCTGCTCGATAGCCGCATTCTTCCCCGAGACCCACTCTGCGAGATTGTCCGGCAACTGACAGAACCGTTTGCCCGGCTCCTCGTCGATGACGCCCGATTGCAGCTTATTGAAAAACATCAGGCCCGATTTGTCCTTCCATTTGAAGCTCTCCGGCTTCAGCCCGTAGCGCGCCATGATGGCTAGCCCTCGTTCGCCCAGCTCGCGCGCCTCGCTTTTGATGGCATTCATGGTGGCGTAAAGCATGTCGCTGTAGGCCGTCATCTTCTTACGGTCCACCGTGGGCGCCGTCTCGTCAGCATCGTCCGCGCTGCGCAGCGCCTTGTAGTGTTCATTGAAGAGCTGCCGCCCGAGCGTCTTCATGTCGCGGCTCAAGACCCACGTTTCGCCCCGCTCCACCTTCTGCTCGCTGAAGCGCAGCAGCCACCGGAAAAGCTCCGAGTCGCCCCCCTCACGGTCTAAGCCGGCCAGCAAACTGTCCACCGCCTCGTCGAGCACCGGCTCGGCGTCCAGCTCCACGACATAGTTGCCCTGCAAGCCGATCTCACGCACAAAGGCGCGCAGGGTCTGCTGAAAAAAGTGATCGATCGTGCTCACGTTAAACGCTGCATAATCATGCAGCATGCGCACCAGCAACGTCCGAGCCCGCGTCCGCACGTCGGCCTCCGTCGCCCCCCCGAGATGCGCCCGGAGCATTTCCAGATGACCCGACCGCCCGCCCGAAGCCAGGGCGTAGAGGTCGCGAACGATGCGGTCTTTCATCTCCGCCGTCGCCTTATTGGTAAACGTCACGGCCAGGATGTGGCGATACGTTGCCTCGCCCTCTTGCCCCTTGCCGCCGAAAAGCATTTTGAGGTACTCCCCCGTCAGCGTGTGCGTCTTGCCCGCCCCGGCCGATGCGCGATAAACGGTCAGCATACGCGCACCCCGTAGCCCTCGCCCTGAAGGATGTCCGCCACCTTTTGCCTGAGGTCGCCTTGCAGGATGATCTCCCCGTCCTTTGTCGCCCCGCCCACGCCGCAACGCACCTTCAGCGCCTTGCCCAGCGCCTCCAGATCGTCCGTCCGGCCGCGAAAGCCCTCCACGATCGTCACCGTCTTGCCGCCCCTGTTCCGCCGGTCAATCCTTACGCGCAGCCGCTGACGGTCGCAAGGCAGCGTCTCCACCTCCGGCGCCTCGTCTGTTTGATATGCAAAATCTGGATTCGTGGAATAGATCACTCCGAGCCGCTCCTTCCAGTCGTTGTTCTTCTTCATTCTTCTATTGGATCATTATTCGGGCGGCAAAAATAGGCGCGCCTTGCACCTCATTCTCGCACCGCGTTCATTGTATCGTACAATCAACAGATGACTCGTAGGCCGATTGTATCGTACAATGACGAGAAACAAAACCGTTTCGGCTCATTGTATCATACAATCGGCCGAATCGAAAAAAAAACGCCGATTGTATCGTACAATGGCGAGAATCAAAACCATTTCGGCTCATTGTATCATACAATCGGCCGAATCGAAAAAAAAACGCCGATTGTATCGTACAATGGCGAGAATCAAAACCATTTCGGCTCATTGTATCATACAATCGGCCGAAACGAAACCACCTCAGTTCATTGTCTCAGACAAGCAGATCGCGTGAGAGTCCGTAAGGCTGCGCCCGACAATCCGCCGCGGAACCACCCGCTGGGGCGTGGAGCCCTGGGGTAAGGACAAAAAAAAGGGCTCTCCATCACGGAAAACCCTTTTCTTCGAATCACCAATTTCTCAATTAATAATATGATGAGGTCGGGATGAGACGACTCGAACGTCCGACCTCCACGTCCCGAACGTGGCGCGCTAGCCAACTGTGCTACATCCCGTGTCATTTTTGACGGGCGCAAAGGTAACATCATTTTGAAACGAGCAAATTCCCGTGAGCTTTTTCTCCGAAATTTGCGCCGCATTCTCCTCAGACAGGAGGTACACAATAGATATAATAGGTATGAGCAACGTAACAATATTGGGAATAGAATCTTCGTGCGACGACACGTCGTGCGCTGTGATACGCGACGGCGTGCTGCTGTCGAACGTGATTGCCAGCCAGGCCGTACATGAGGCCTACGGCGGCGTGGTGCCGGAGCTAGCCTCGCGGGCACATCAACAAAACATCGTCCCTGTGGTCTCCGAGGCCATCCGTCGGGCCGGTATTCATCGCTCGGAGCTGACGGCCGTGGCCTTCACGCGCGGGCCGGGACTTTTAGGCTCACTGCTCGTGGGCACCTCTTTCGCCAAAGGGCTGGCCATCTCGCTCGGCATCCCCATGATCGAGGTCAATCATTTGCAGGCGCACGTGCTGGCGCACTTCATCAAGCAGTCGCCCGACGACAATGCGCACCCCGCGT
The sequence above is drawn from the Tannerella serpentiformis genome and encodes:
- a CDS encoding CDP-alcohol phosphatidyltransferase family protein, whose protein sequence is MPNLLRHLPNALTCCNLICGCIATAAALDGRLMTAVALLFAAVAFDFVDGLAARLLHAASPIGKDLDSLADVVSFGLAPAAMLHRLFVDLSLLGPDATLPLPLSILATVAVLTIPVGSALRLAKFNNDARQTTSFIGLPVPAHAIFWSSLLASLARIAEQYPAAVAADLTLWVIGLSVLALAGSLLLVSELPMFSLKVKSMAWQGNERRYLLLISAVVLTLAMPMLTGISATILLYILLSIFDRKAPEAESPT
- a CDS encoding UvrD-helicase domain-containing protein, giving the protein MLTVYRASAGAGKTHTLTGEYLKMLFGGKGQEGEATYRHILAVTFTNKATAEMKDRIVRDLYALASGGRSGHLEMLRAHLGGATEADVRTRARTLLVRMLHDYAAFNVSTIDHFFQQTLRAFVREIGLQGNYVVELDAEPVLDEAVDSLLAGLDREGGDSELFRWLLRFSEQKVERGETWVLSRDMKTLGRQLFNEHYKALRSADDADETAPTVDRKKMTAYSDMLYATMNAIKSEARELGERGLAIMARYGLKPESFKWKDKSGLMFFNKLQSGVIDEEPGKRFCQLPDNLAEWVSGKNAAIEQAYADGLNDCVKAVIRFYDTRMRDYLTAQAIAANFYTLGILGDIAREIRRRSDEKNRMLIADTAELLTRIIDGSDVPFIYEKTGTRIRHYLIDEFQDTSALQWRNFRPLVADSLGAGYDDLIVGDVKQSIYRFRNSDWTLLDERIGLDFPTGVTERTLAENWRSFGRVVEFNNALFTFFPARLQERYNVGLAESTLPPERCALYGGRILRAYAHSRQALPEGRAANAGHVRVELLEHTGKKEEWQEQAMARLVDVVSELRRHGRSWGDIAVLTRTRAEAALVTGALLTYGRQHPEAALRILSDDGLQLDGASAVRFIVGMLRYMNRPDDSTLQRSAGLLLSAMRIKRMGEGANPSLVCAELDVDGAEARDPLLAGHRSIYEAVEAICRRFGSDFPEDELIFVQSFLDLIADYAEREGSDVDRFLSWWKDTGIRTQIAMPETQDALRVMTIHKAKGLGFDVVVLPFSDWGLDAKSETILWCRPRVAPFDAIGAVPVNYKAELSRTIFSEEYYHEKLHAYIDALNTFYVALTRAKEELILFTPAEKSKKDAKKDAAASIADILREALTSRLTQTAEGDPLLPLADGFRAEDGLFEWGTWIDCEAKCTDELPADTASIVRTLPSVRPDARMYLSLSGRSFDDTQRDYGVLMHDLLSHIRTVDDLPAAVAAKVSAGEIGRRSADELEKRLRTLLDLPAVRAWFDGSMTVLTEAEILSGDGRSRRPDRVMLATDDEEPCAVIVDYKFGLHKSTRYARQIRDYMALLGAMGYANVRGYLWYVELGETEEVSA
- a CDS encoding phosphatidylserine decarboxylase family protein; protein product: MKVHREGTGLLLTLFTLLFVVDLLIYYTIDKGFFFYLFTASSVVFFALVLNFFRSPHRRFPYDSEGLVIAPADGTVVAIEEVAENEYFHDRRLQVSIFMSVFNVHANWYPVNGVVKHVSHQKGRFQAAYLPKSSTDNERSTIVITTSYGVEVLTRQVAGALARRIVTYAQPGEQCKVDDQMGFIKFGSRVDTFLPVGTDVLVRLGQKVRANQTPIARLGKIIYR
- a CDS encoding translation initiation factor → MKKNNDWKERLGVIYSTNPDFAYQTDEAPEVETLPCDRQRLRVRIDRRNRGGKTVTIVEGFRGRTDDLEALGKALKVRCGVGGATKDGEIILQGDLRQKVADILQGEGYGVRVC